A DNA window from Motilibacter rhizosphaerae contains the following coding sequences:
- a CDS encoding GspE/PulE family protein: protein MRTSGGQVGTGATLPAQGGYAPSTPSYATGPRRRIGDVLIEAGVLTQGDLDRALEAQRSDTSGERRRLGEIISELGLASERQVAQALADVLAIQLVDLGGIVVSPEVARSLPRAVAERTGVFVVDKLSDGGLRVATSDPTNVLALDDVRLYTNAPRLEVLVATSSQIKEHLHRAWSLSEDNADVATVLEGISPDQDDAQEISGSIDDAPTVRLVNMVLSDAVRAGASDIHIEPQRDVLRIRYRIDGMLRDVMTVPRRAAPAVVSRIKITSGLDIAERRIPQDGRARISVDSRSVDTRISTMPSIHGEKVVIRLLMGAEQIKHLDSMGMDAEHLEKIRASMREPQGLMLITGPTGSGKTSTLYASLSEIVTPERNIVTLEDPVEIQIPGITQTQTNERAGMTFAKGLRAILRQDPDVVLVGEIRDGETAELALTASMTGHLVLSTLHTNSAVAALTRLVDMGIEPFLVASSLSCVVAQRLVRTVCASCARPDELSAEQVAALGLDPSSLDGATPRKGEGCSVCAGTGYRGRSGIYEVIEVTPSLRSVLLRDPSEHALAAAAEAEGFRSLRSSALALAAKGTTTFAEVARVVPRYA, encoded by the coding sequence ATGAGGACGTCTGGCGGACAGGTGGGGACGGGCGCGACTCTCCCGGCCCAGGGCGGCTACGCGCCCTCGACCCCGTCGTACGCGACCGGCCCCCGCCGCCGGATCGGCGACGTGCTCATCGAGGCCGGCGTCCTCACCCAGGGCGACCTCGACCGCGCGCTCGAGGCGCAGCGCAGCGACACCAGCGGCGAGCGCCGCCGCCTCGGCGAGATCATCAGCGAGCTCGGCCTGGCCTCGGAGCGCCAGGTCGCGCAGGCGCTCGCGGACGTCCTCGCGATCCAGCTCGTCGACCTCGGCGGCATCGTCGTCAGCCCCGAGGTCGCCCGCAGCCTGCCGCGGGCGGTCGCGGAGCGTACGGGCGTGTTCGTCGTCGACAAGCTCTCCGACGGCGGTCTGCGCGTCGCGACCTCGGACCCCACCAACGTGCTCGCCCTCGACGACGTGCGGCTCTACACCAACGCGCCGCGCCTCGAGGTCCTCGTCGCGACCAGCTCGCAGATCAAGGAGCACCTGCACCGCGCGTGGTCGCTGTCCGAGGACAACGCCGACGTCGCCACGGTCCTGGAGGGCATCTCGCCCGACCAGGACGACGCGCAGGAGATCAGCGGCAGCATCGACGACGCGCCGACGGTGCGCCTGGTCAACATGGTGCTCTCTGACGCCGTACGCGCCGGGGCCTCGGACATCCACATCGAGCCGCAGCGCGACGTGCTGCGCATCCGCTACCGCATCGACGGCATGCTGCGCGACGTCATGACCGTCCCGCGGCGCGCGGCGCCCGCCGTCGTCAGCCGCATCAAGATCACCTCGGGCCTCGACATCGCCGAGCGGCGCATCCCGCAGGACGGCCGCGCGCGCATCAGCGTCGACTCCCGCTCGGTCGACACCCGCATCTCGACGATGCCCTCGATCCACGGCGAGAAGGTCGTCATCCGCCTGCTCATGGGCGCCGAGCAGATCAAGCACCTCGACTCCATGGGCATGGACGCCGAGCACCTCGAGAAGATCCGCGCCTCGATGCGCGAGCCGCAGGGCCTCATGCTCATCACCGGGCCGACGGGCTCGGGCAAGACCTCGACGCTGTACGCCTCGCTGTCCGAGATCGTCACCCCCGAGCGCAACATCGTCACGCTCGAGGACCCCGTCGAGATCCAGATCCCCGGCATCACGCAGACGCAGACGAACGAGCGCGCCGGCATGACGTTCGCGAAGGGCCTGCGCGCGATCCTGCGCCAGGACCCCGACGTCGTCCTCGTCGGCGAGATCCGCGACGGCGAGACCGCCGAGCTGGCCCTGACCGCGTCGATGACCGGCCACCTCGTGCTCTCGACGCTGCACACGAACTCCGCCGTCGCCGCGCTGACCCGCCTCGTCGACATGGGGATCGAGCCGTTCCTCGTCGCCTCGTCGCTGTCGTGCGTCGTCGCGCAGCGGCTCGTCCGCACCGTCTGCGCGAGCTGCGCGCGCCCCGACGAGCTCTCGGCCGAGCAGGTGGCGGCCCTCGGGCTCGACCCCTCGTCGCTCGACGGCGCGACGCCGCGCAAGGGCGAGGGCTGCTCGGTGTGCGCCGGCACGGGCTACCGCGGCCGCAGCGGCATCTACGAGGTCATCGAGGTGACGCCCTCGCTGCGCTCGGTGCTGCTGCGCGACCCGAGCGAGCACGCGCTCGCCGCGGCGGCCGAGGCCGAGGGCTTCCGCTCGCTGCGCTCGAGCGCGCTGGCGCTGGCCGCGAAGGGCACGACGACCTTCGCCGAGGTCGCCCGGGTGGTGCCGCGCTACGCGTAG
- a CDS encoding MarR family winged helix-turn-helix transcriptional regulator, whose amino-acid sequence MQTSAPGQRAPERLSSGEMQAWRAFLRAHAVLTRNLEGDLLREHELPLPSYDVLVQLVESPERKLRMTELADAVMLSRSGLTRLVDRLEREGLVVREACLTDGRGLYAVLTDAGYARLREASGTHLRGIQRWFAARLGSDDVAALQRILGRLLEEPGQPSVLSA is encoded by the coding sequence ATGCAGACTTCGGCCCCTGGGCAGCGCGCCCCGGAGCGGTTGTCCTCGGGGGAGATGCAGGCCTGGCGCGCGTTCCTGCGCGCGCACGCGGTGCTCACGCGCAACCTCGAAGGTGACCTGCTCCGCGAGCACGAGCTCCCCCTCCCGTCGTACGACGTGCTCGTGCAGCTCGTCGAGTCCCCGGAGCGCAAGCTGCGGATGACCGAGCTCGCCGACGCGGTGATGCTGTCGCGCAGCGGGCTGACCCGGCTCGTCGACCGGCTGGAGCGCGAGGGCCTGGTCGTGCGCGAGGCGTGCCTCACCGACGGCCGCGGCCTGTACGCCGTGCTGACCGACGCGGGCTACGCGCGGCTGCGTGAGGCGTCCGGCACGCACCTGCGGGGGATCCAGCGCTGGTTCGCAGCACGGCTGGGCAGCGACGACGTGGCGGCGCTGCAGCGGATCCTCGGTCGGCTGCTCGAGGAGCCGGGCCAGCCGTCGGTGCTGAGCGCGTAG
- a CDS encoding P-loop NTPase: MLAMTAPTPDEVRAALATVLDPEIRRPITELGMVESVSVDGGRVDVVVLLTTQGCPLRERIVGDVTAAVERVPGVTGVQVRLGVMTDEQRGTLKTTLRGGVPERAVPFAQPGSLTRVYAVASGKGGVGKSSVTANLAAAMAADGLSVGLVDADIYGFSIPRMLGVTGRPTKVGDMIMPPVALGVKVVSMGLFVRDNAPVAFRGPKLHRALEQFLTDFAWGDLDVLLLDLPPGTGDIAISVSHLLPSSEVLVVTTPQAAAAEVAERAGTLARQTSQRVAGVIENMAYLPCPHCAAEGRDHRLDVFGSGGGAAVAGALEAALGLPVPVLGSIPIEPRLREGGDSGLPLVLADPTAPAAVTLREVALRLGRTPRGLAGRPLGLTPVSA; encoded by the coding sequence ATGCTCGCCATGACTGCCCCCACGCCCGACGAGGTGCGCGCGGCGCTCGCGACCGTCCTCGACCCCGAGATCCGCCGCCCCATCACCGAGCTCGGGATGGTGGAGTCGGTCTCCGTCGACGGGGGCCGGGTCGACGTCGTCGTCCTGCTCACCACCCAGGGCTGCCCGCTGCGCGAGCGGATCGTCGGTGACGTCACCGCCGCGGTCGAGCGCGTGCCCGGCGTGACGGGCGTGCAGGTGCGGCTCGGGGTCATGACCGACGAGCAGCGGGGCACCCTCAAGACCACGCTGCGCGGCGGCGTGCCGGAGCGGGCCGTGCCGTTCGCGCAGCCGGGCTCGCTGACCCGGGTGTACGCCGTGGCGAGCGGCAAGGGCGGGGTCGGCAAGTCCTCGGTCACCGCGAACCTCGCCGCGGCCATGGCCGCCGACGGGCTGTCCGTCGGGCTCGTGGACGCCGACATCTACGGCTTCTCGATCCCGCGCATGCTCGGCGTCACCGGCCGTCCCACCAAGGTGGGCGACATGATCATGCCGCCGGTCGCGCTCGGCGTGAAGGTCGTCTCGATGGGGCTGTTCGTCCGCGACAACGCCCCGGTCGCGTTCCGCGGCCCGAAGCTGCACCGCGCGCTCGAGCAGTTCCTCACCGACTTCGCCTGGGGCGACCTCGACGTGCTCCTGCTCGACCTGCCGCCGGGCACCGGCGACATCGCGATCTCGGTGTCGCACCTGCTGCCGAGCTCCGAGGTCCTCGTCGTCACCACGCCGCAGGCCGCGGCAGCGGAGGTCGCGGAGCGCGCCGGCACCCTCGCGCGGCAGACGTCCCAGCGGGTCGCGGGCGTCATCGAGAACATGGCCTACCTGCCCTGCCCGCACTGCGCCGCCGAGGGCCGCGACCACCGGCTGGACGTCTTCGGCAGCGGCGGCGGCGCGGCGGTCGCCGGCGCGCTCGAGGCCGCGCTCGGCCTGCCGGTCCCGGTGCTGGGCTCGATCCCGATCGAGCCGCGGCTGCGCGAGGGCGGCGACAGCGGGCTCCCGCTCGTGCTCGCCGACCCCACCGCGCCGGCGGCGGTCACGCTGCGCGAGGTCGCGCTGCGCCTCGGCCGCACGCCGCGCGGTCTCGCCGGCCGGCCGCTCGGCCTGACGCCGGTCAGCGCCTAG
- a CDS encoding sec-independent translocase, translating to MFGISGMEFVVLAVVALVVIGPDKLPGFAQDAGRFVRQVRRMAKDAQADVAEHLGPEFANIDVRDLNPRAFVQKHLLDDRLDEELAELRALTSLDDAPPPPRAARSEAAGGASAVDLHKPGVPPVRQRPAGSPPPYDGDAT from the coding sequence GTGTTCGGGATCAGCGGCATGGAGTTCGTGGTCCTCGCGGTCGTCGCGCTGGTCGTCATCGGGCCGGACAAGCTGCCGGGCTTCGCGCAGGACGCCGGCCGGTTCGTGCGCCAGGTGCGGCGGATGGCCAAGGACGCGCAGGCCGACGTCGCCGAGCACCTCGGGCCGGAGTTCGCCAACATCGACGTCCGCGACCTCAACCCGCGCGCGTTCGTGCAGAAGCACCTGCTCGACGACCGGCTCGACGAGGAGCTCGCCGAGCTGCGGGCGCTGACCTCGCTCGACGACGCCCCGCCGCCCCCGCGCGCCGCCCGCAGCGAGGCCGCCGGCGGTGCGAGCGCCGTGGACCTGCACAAGCCGGGCGTCCCGCCCGTCCGCCAGCGTCCCGCCGGGTCGCCGCCGCCCTACGACGGCGACGCGACCTGA
- a CDS encoding S1C family serine protease, with amino-acid sequence MTNREPVPEGAWWAATGDDPWAAPQPAPAQQPDRGEPSPHPEAATQPVPPPATQPWQAPRTQPPYGQPPYAQPQYAQPPYAQPQYAQPYPPLPPVGPHLPGHAPYDGRPIPWAAAPLPAPAPAPVRRGLPAAAVVVLSVVLALVAGLVGGALGYGAARRSDDGTARALPAVSGRATPPRPPGSVAAIAADLLERVVSVQVSDGSGSGIIIRGDGYVLTNNHVIAEARSGGPVRVVFQDGSKAAATIVGADASYDLAVLRVRTGRTLPTATLGDSSAVVVGDPVIAVGSPLGLSGTVTTGIVSALDRPVTAGSSGGGGCGSSSSSYYSAIQTDAAINPGNSGGPLVDAQGDVIGINSAISSLGGSEGQQTGSIGLGFAIPSNQAKRIAEEIIRNGVAVHPVLGVAIDCAYTGEGARLQSVTAGAARSAGLRAGDVVTAVDGRQVADSQELIVAIRAHVPGETVTVAYRRGSGTGSARVVLGRQRGS; translated from the coding sequence ATGACGAACAGGGAACCAGTCCCCGAGGGGGCGTGGTGGGCCGCCACGGGCGACGACCCGTGGGCCGCGCCGCAGCCGGCGCCCGCGCAGCAGCCCGACCGCGGGGAGCCCTCGCCCCACCCCGAGGCCGCCACCCAGCCAGTCCCGCCGCCCGCGACGCAGCCCTGGCAGGCGCCCCGCACCCAGCCGCCGTACGGCCAGCCGCCGTACGCGCAACCCCAGTACGCCCAGCCGCCGTACGCCCAGCCGCAGTACGCCCAGCCGTACCCGCCCCTCCCGCCCGTCGGCCCGCACCTGCCGGGCCACGCGCCGTACGACGGTCGCCCGATCCCGTGGGCAGCGGCGCCCCTGCCGGCTCCCGCTCCCGCCCCGGTGCGCCGCGGCCTCCCCGCGGCGGCCGTCGTCGTGCTCAGCGTGGTCCTCGCGCTCGTCGCCGGGCTGGTGGGCGGGGCGCTGGGCTACGGCGCGGCCCGACGCTCCGACGACGGGACCGCCCGCGCGCTGCCCGCGGTCAGCGGACGGGCCACGCCGCCGCGCCCTCCGGGCAGCGTCGCCGCGATCGCCGCCGACCTGCTCGAGCGGGTCGTCTCCGTGCAGGTCTCCGACGGCTCGGGCTCCGGGATCATCATCCGCGGCGACGGCTACGTCCTCACCAACAACCACGTCATCGCCGAGGCGCGCAGCGGCGGCCCGGTGCGGGTCGTGTTCCAGGACGGCTCCAAGGCGGCGGCGACGATCGTCGGTGCCGACGCGAGCTACGACCTCGCGGTGCTGCGGGTCCGTACGGGCCGCACCCTGCCGACCGCGACGCTCGGGGACTCCTCCGCGGTCGTCGTGGGCGACCCGGTCATCGCGGTGGGCTCGCCGCTGGGGCTCTCGGGCACGGTCACCACGGGCATCGTCAGCGCGCTCGACCGGCCGGTGACGGCGGGCAGCAGCGGGGGAGGGGGCTGCGGGTCCTCGTCGTCGTCGTACTACAGCGCGATCCAGACCGACGCGGCGATCAACCCCGGGAACTCCGGCGGCCCGCTGGTCGACGCCCAGGGCGACGTCATCGGCATCAACAGCGCGATCTCCAGCCTCGGGGGAAGCGAGGGCCAGCAGACCGGCAGCATCGGGCTGGGCTTCGCGATCCCGAGCAACCAGGCCAAGCGGATCGCGGAGGAGATCATCCGCAACGGCGTCGCCGTGCACCCCGTCCTCGGCGTGGCCATCGACTGCGCGTACACCGGGGAGGGCGCGCGGCTGCAGTCGGTCACCGCGGGCGCTGCGCGCTCGGCCGGGCTCCGGGCGGGGGACGTCGTGACGGCGGTGGACGGGCGGCAGGTCGCCGACTCGCAGGAGCTCATCGTCGCGATCCGCGCGCACGTCCCCGGCGAGACCGTGACCGTGGCCTACCGCCGGGGGAGTGGGACGGGCAGCGCGCGGGTGGTCCTCGGCCGACAGCGCGGGAGCTAG
- a CDS encoding anti-sigma factor family protein translates to MTWPTGFGSPLNGHLGSRVDALVDGQLAHGERERALAHVAHCPSCRRELMAAREVKATLGRLGEPPVPGDLTSRLLAVAGPDDLGGPLPGPPPALASSRRVPAGAVGALGLAVGAVLLVGLPSAGSGGGPSPRATPAVRGTGARAGTTARTPVRAQSAAVVRTSSGVSTAARPEQRRAAEPPLLGVESARHEPVLAQLTAVRAAAAPTGTRAQR, encoded by the coding sequence ATGACCTGGCCCACGGGCTTCGGCAGTCCCCTGAACGGCCACCTCGGCTCCCGCGTCGACGCGCTCGTCGACGGCCAGCTCGCCCACGGCGAGCGCGAGCGCGCTCTCGCCCACGTCGCGCACTGCCCGTCGTGCCGCCGCGAGCTCATGGCCGCCCGCGAGGTCAAGGCCACGCTCGGCCGGCTCGGCGAGCCGCCGGTGCCGGGGGACCTCACGAGCCGGCTGCTCGCCGTGGCCGGCCCGGACGACCTCGGCGGGCCGCTGCCGGGACCGCCCCCCGCGCTCGCCAGCAGCCGCCGCGTGCCGGCCGGCGCGGTCGGGGCGCTGGGCCTCGCCGTCGGTGCCGTGCTGCTCGTCGGCCTCCCCTCCGCCGGGTCGGGGGGCGGGCCCTCCCCGCGCGCGACCCCCGCGGTCCGCGGCACGGGCGCCCGCGCCGGGACGACGGCCCGTACCCCGGTCCGGGCGCAGAGCGCCGCGGTCGTCCGCACGTCCAGCGGTGTCTCCACGGCCGCCCGCCCGGAGCAGCGCCGGGCCGCGGAGCCGCCGCTGCTCGGCGTCGAGAGCGCCCGCCACGAGCCCGTGCTCGCCCAGCTCACGGCGGTGCGCGCGGCCGCCGCTCCCACCGGGACGCGCGCGCAGCGCTAG
- the sigE gene encoding RNA polymerase sigma factor SigE, whose translation MGAPRAERTAAPEQAAWTPPSWDEVVRTHSTRVYRLALRLTGDRHDAEDLTQEVFVRVFRSLSSYAPGTFEGWLHRITVNLFLDGVRKRSRVRLDPLPDDADVRLAGRQPSPEAVLVDSGLDPDVEAALAALPPDFRAAVVLCDIEGLSYEEIAATLGVKLGTVRSRISRGRAQLRAALAHREPSVRRTSTSSSTTTTTGAAPAPAPDAEVSA comes from the coding sequence GTGGGAGCACCGCGTGCCGAGCGCACGGCCGCGCCGGAGCAGGCGGCCTGGACACCGCCCAGCTGGGACGAGGTCGTCCGCACGCACTCCACGCGCGTCTACCGGCTCGCCCTGCGGCTCACGGGCGACCGGCACGACGCCGAGGACCTCACCCAGGAGGTCTTCGTCCGCGTGTTCCGCTCGCTGTCGTCCTACGCGCCGGGCACCTTCGAGGGCTGGTTGCACCGCATCACCGTCAACCTCTTCCTCGACGGGGTCCGCAAGCGCTCGCGCGTCCGGCTCGACCCGCTCCCCGACGACGCCGACGTCCGCCTCGCGGGACGGCAGCCGAGCCCGGAGGCGGTGCTCGTCGACAGCGGGCTGGACCCCGACGTCGAAGCCGCGCTGGCCGCCCTGCCGCCGGACTTCCGCGCCGCGGTGGTGCTCTGCGACATCGAGGGGCTGAGCTACGAGGAGATCGCCGCGACGCTGGGCGTGAAGCTCGGCACCGTGCGCAGCCGGATCTCCCGGGGCCGCGCGCAGCTGCGCGCCGCGCTCGCCCACCGCGAGCCCAGCGTCCGCCGCACGAGCACGAGCAGCAGCACGACCACCACGACGGGGGCCGCGCCGGCCCCCGCACCCGACGCGGAGGTGAGCGCATGA